In the genome of Molothrus aeneus isolate 106 chromosome 5, BPBGC_Maene_1.0, whole genome shotgun sequence, one region contains:
- the IQUB gene encoding IQ motif and ubiquitin-like domain-containing protein, giving the protein MEDASDGFEVVTSEGSGAEQSPASSQGKAVGEAGDPAEKPLLPEPAGTAQSEKGWNQQSPSQNSVLPESTEKGTMTVSMIKDNVTPRKTWPNFENQECFPGEVIQQDYHMPDVITVRVETGSNSFQEVVVKVERPTYNKPFLGGFRNVSTGVEFHNAGSQTKPKKRPDKGIQLFCRGTQTAVEKNTRQQTRNTTSTQMTKTGLYVSNMTDKLITPGKYFTAEEYHKRRVEAVIVIQKYFRRWHAAYLVQNLKEQRRLRLAQEAQEELQKKWEKEEKLRREYEKKLNPKTREDFELLYHDLQLWMQEETERINRTLTGAKRKAALYALLEEETELIACIGMHKLSANLENQKKAILHFLGKCAQPRRWKAFDGKITEMDTENSLRGKELLEIYRSINLKDIPKDERISVLLTLKWTVKEHECKLTQEIVALIDREIDLMSRELKECNLEGLRKRICTLFLQYIKTPEFNPQVAGLIKVPQDPLTLYKNVYFCHSCEKYLPPSEFPIPASSHTIGRCRSCYQLDNEARKREAYFKYRLILENLRKSEIDYQDDSKIVFLVQLPDMQYLIENIWNCQSALSACSDLYELVMIRWDKQHEWSPWNTILLTKEEADAHLKLHNLQKTYEAPFIYKIEQKHIRAKNYFARIPAMASFLHRSNKQSNANSYQKNSSSKLKK; this is encoded by the exons ATGGAAGATGCATCAGATGGCTTTGAAGTTGTTACATCAGAAGGATCAGGTGCCGAGCAATCACCTGCATCCTCACAAGGAAAAGCAGTTGGAGAGGCTGGGGACCCAGCAGAAAAGcctctgcttccagaacctgcaGGCACTGCACAATCAGAGAAGGGCTGGAACCAGCAGTCTCCTTCTCAAAATTCAGTACTACCAGAGAGCACAGAAAAGGGGACAATGACAG taagCATGATTAAGGATAATGTAACACCTAGGAAGACTTGGCCTAACTTTGAGAATCAGGAATGTTTCCCTGGAGAAGTCATTCAACAGGATTACCACATGCCTGATGTCATAACTGTCAGAGTAGAAACAG GTTCAAATTCATTTCAAGAAGTAGTTGTAAAAGTTGAAAGACCTACCTATAATAAACCTTTTCTGGGTGGATTTAGGAATGTGTCAACAGGAGTGGAATTTCATAATGCGGGatcacaaacaaaacccaaaaaacgaCCTGACAAAGGAATTCAGTTATTTTGTAGGGGAACACAG acgGCCGTGGAAAAAAATACGCGACAGCAAACAAGAAATACAACATCGACACAGATGACTAAAACTGGCCTTTATGTATCAAACATGACTGACAAACTAATAACTCCTGGAAAGTATTTTACAGCAGAGGAATACCATAAACGTAGAGTTGAAGCA GTAATAGTAATACAGAAGTATTTCCGTCGTTGGCATGCTGCATATTTAGTACAAAATCTGAAGGAACAAAGGAGGTTAAGGCTGGCACAGGAGGCACAAgaagaattacagaaaaaatgggagaaagaagaaaaattgaggAGGGAGTATGAGAAAAAACTGAACCCTAAAACAAGAGAAGACTTTGAGCTACTCTACCATGACTTGCAAT TATGGATGCAGGAGGAGACTGAGCGAATTAACAGAACTCTTACTGGAGCTAAAAGAAAGGCAGCACTTTATGCACTTCTGGAAGAAGAGACAGAGCTCATTGCTTGCATTGGAATGCACAAATTAAGTGCCAATCTGGAGAATCAAAAAAAAGCAATACTGCACTTTCTGGGTAAG TGTGCACAACCTAGGAGGTGGAAAGCATTTGATGGAAAAATCACTGAAATGGATACAGAGAACTCACTCCGTGGCAAAGAACTACTTGAAATCTACCGCAGCATTAACCTAAAGGACATCCCAAAAGATGAGAGGATATCTGTGCTGTTAACACTCAAATGGACAGTGAAG gaacaTGAATGTAAATTAACCCAGGAAATAGTGGCATTAATTGACAGGGAAATTGATCTTATGTCAAGAGAGTTGAAAGAATGCAACTTGGAAGGACTGAGGAAAAGAATTTGTACATTATTTCTCCAGTATATCAAAACTCCAGAGTTTAACCCTCAAGTTGCTGGGTTAATTAAG gttccACAAGATCCCTTAACACTTTATAAAAACGTTTACTTCTGTCATAGCTGTGAAAAGTACTTACCACCTTCTGAGTTTCCCATTCCTGCAAGTTCCCACACCATTGGCAGATGTCGCTCCTGTTACCAGCTTGATAATGAGGCTCGGAAACGAGAAGCATATTTCAAGTACAGACTTATACTGGAAAATCTCAGGAAGTCTGAAATTGATTATCAGGATGATAGTAAAATTGTTTTCTTAGTTCAG CTTCCAGATATGCAGTACCTGATTGAGAACATATGGAACTGCCAGTCAGCTCTAAGTGCCTGCAGTGACCTGTATGAGTTGGTTATGATCAGGTGGGATAAGCAACATGAGTGGTCTCCATGGAATACTATTCTCCTCACTAAAGAAGAGGCAGATGCACATCTTAAGCTGCATAACCTTCAGAAG acttacGAAGCTCCATTTATTTACAAAATAGAACAAAAGCATATCCGGGCAAAAAACTACTTTGCTCGAATTCCTGCGATGGCATCATTTTTGCATAGAAGTAACAAGCAGTCTAATGCAAATTCCTACCAAAAAAATAGTTCCTCGAAGTTAAAGAAGTGA
- the NDUFA5 gene encoding NADH dehydrogenase [ubiquinone] 1 alpha subcomplex subunit 5, with protein MRSPAPSAASSAGAASAAMAGALRKTTGLVGLAVAENPHERLRILYTKILGVLENIPKDAAYRKYTEQIVNERFDLVKKESDVQKLQDKLNCGQIEEVIVQAENELSLARKMIQWKPWEPLVEEPPSNQWRWPI; from the exons ATGCGCAGCCCGGCGCCCTCCGCTGCGTCCTCTGCGGGCGCCGCGAGCGCGGCCATGGCGGGGGCGCTGAGGAAG ACCACTGGACTTGTAGGATTGGCTGTAGCTGAGAACCCTCATGAG CGCCTGCGAATACTGTACACAAAAATCCTTGGTGTCCTGGAAAACATTCCCAAAGATGCAGCTTACAGGAAATACACTGAGCAGATTGTAAATGAGCGATTTGATTTGGTTAAAAAG GAATCTGATGTGCAAAAACTACAGGACAAACTGAACTGTGGTCAGATAGAAGAAGTCATTGTACAG GCTGAAAATGAGCTGTCCCTGGCAAGAAAAATGATACAGTGGAAACCATGGGAGCCTCTAGTTGAAGAACCTCCTTCTAATCAGTGGAGATGGCcaatataa
- the ASB15 gene encoding LOW QUALITY PROTEIN: ankyrin repeat and SOCS box protein 15 (The sequence of the model RefSeq protein was modified relative to this genomic sequence to represent the inferred CDS: inserted 4 bases in 4 codons; deleted 2 bases in 2 codons; substituted 4 bases at 4 genomic stop codons), whose protein sequence is MRRSGPGRRAGSSARARGRCGKIVTSMKQGQVSGLQGLVNLTYALKETDQREXFPLHKVAVQPILQVFEVTLDASYESTWQXKTCNGXTALTLATKTGFVENGQMILEKGVYPNTXDLQGETYWSTMQEAAKQRCKDIVDILKNDGNVNIKDKYWVRPLGVTTECDHCDVLEHLNHKGGHVKALADDRVPVLFXAARGHNLDCRALLLKSGGSGNEPGEAGLLPIHKMAYEGHHLSRKYLFAATSQTLIQESGSSTVHSAVDSQNQCLELVIENALDVNTLLSEHITSNTYDDRRETALCHAVSSNEILCTKILLKAGANPNKDPLNCVLVAVRADSHGIVKLLLSCGADVNCXILLLNDTHFPSAFXYSLNGDMMLRLLLSHGYNVKMCWAFMCQGIFGNSFVWPAPELEPIPSWTTSSINNNQFCEVIAVLXLRHLAGKVACVFIDYTDYVPLSTRIQFFIETQKK, encoded by the exons ATGCGCCGCAGCGGCCCCGGCCGGCGGGCCGGCAGCAGTGCGCGTGCGCGGGGCCGCTGCGG GAAAATTGTAACATCCATGAAGCAAG GTCAAGTATCTGGGCTTCAAGGACTTGTGAACCTGACATATGCTTTGAAGGAAACTGATCAAAGAGAGTGATTTCCACTGCACAAGGTTGCAGTTCAGCCAATTCTACAAGTATTTGAAGTCACTTTAGATG CATCTTATGAATCAACGTGGCAATAAAAAACATGCAATG AAACAGCACTAACTTTGGCAACAAAAACTGGCTTTGTGGAAAATGGGCAAATGATCCTGGAAAAGGGTGTTTATCCCAATA ATGATTTACAAGGAGAAACTTATTGGTCAACAATGCAAGAAGCTGCAAAACAGAGATGCAAAGACATTGTTGACATTCTGAAGAATGATGGAAATGTGAACATTAAGGACAAATATTGGGTAAGACCATTAGGGGTTACGACTGAATGTGATCACTGTGATGTGCTGGAGCATCTTAATCATAA AGGTGGACATGTCAAGGCCTTAGCAGATGATCGTGTACCAGTATTGTTTTAAGCAGCTCGAGGACACAATCTagactgcagagctctgcttctGAAATCTGGAGGAAGTGGCAATGAGCCTGGTGAGGCAGGGCTGCTTCCCATACACAAAATGGCTTATGAGGGGCATCACCT GAGCAGGAAGTATCTCTTTGCAGCCACATCCCAAACTTTAATCCAGGAAAGTGGGTCAAGCACTGTTCATTCTGCTGTAGACAGCCAGAACCAGTGTCTAGAGCTTGTCATTGAAAATGCTTTGGATGTCAACACTCTCTTGTCTGAACACATAACTTCAAATACTTATGATGACAGAAGAGAGACTGCACTTTGTCATGCTGTTTCTAGTAATGAGATTCTTTGCACCAAAATATTGCTCAAAGCAGGAGCAAATCCAAACAAGGATCCTTTAAACTGTGTTCTTGTAGCAGTGAGAGCTGACAGCCATGGAATTGTAAAACTACTCCTATCTTGTGGAGCAGATGTCAACT TAATTTTGTTGCTTAATGATACACATTTCCCCAGTGCAT GGTATTCTTTGAATGGTGACATGATGCTGAGGCTGTTGCTCAGTCATGGATATAATGTGAAGATGTGT TGGGCTTTTATGTGTCAGGGTATCTTTGGAAATTCTTTTGTGTGGCCAGCTCCAGAGCTCGAGCCTATTCCCAGTTGGACTACTTcttcaataaataataa TCAGTTTTGTGAGGTTATTGCTGTTCTGTGACTGAGACATTTAGCTGGAAAAGTGGCTTGTGTT TTTATAGATTACACAGATTATGTGCCTCTAAGCACAAGAATTCAGTTTTtcatagaaacacagaaaaaatga